One part of the Natronosalvus amylolyticus genome encodes these proteins:
- a CDS encoding carbohydrate ABC transporter permease, translating into MDRGALKRMDASDVVFKTIQYVVLVVSLLVVVVPILYVISVSFRPQSEVYTATFQWLPQEPTIQPWVDAYDMLSEELFNSFLIATGTAVLSLLITIPGAYVFGRMDFPGKQPLFYGIVLALLFPYILLIIPIADIWATLGLYNTLPGMWLAYQVFVTPFALWILRDFFEELPENLEESAQVYGCTQFGAFLRVVLPLSMPAIAAVGFLAFLTGWNDFLFSNMLTTGTGPRPAVVQLFLSTGAGGTLEWPIFMAQTLIIGLPPAVLYLIANKQLSSAFNV; encoded by the coding sequence ATGGATCGTGGGGCGCTCAAACGGATGGATGCAAGCGACGTGGTCTTCAAAACGATCCAGTATGTCGTCCTCGTTGTGAGTCTCCTTGTCGTCGTGGTGCCGATACTCTACGTCATTTCGGTATCTTTCCGCCCGCAATCTGAAGTGTACACGGCTACCTTCCAGTGGCTCCCACAGGAACCGACGATACAACCGTGGGTAGACGCCTATGATATGCTGTCAGAGGAGCTATTCAATAGTTTCCTCATAGCGACGGGAACTGCGGTCCTTTCGCTGCTAATCACTATCCCCGGCGCGTACGTCTTCGGTCGGATGGATTTCCCCGGCAAACAGCCTCTGTTCTATGGGATTGTGTTGGCGTTGTTGTTCCCATACATTTTGCTGATTATTCCCATTGCCGATATTTGGGCGACGCTCGGTCTCTACAATACGCTCCCTGGCATGTGGCTCGCGTACCAGGTGTTCGTGACCCCCTTCGCGCTCTGGATCCTTCGGGACTTCTTCGAGGAACTCCCGGAAAACCTCGAGGAGTCAGCACAGGTCTATGGCTGTACACAGTTCGGTGCGTTTCTTAGAGTCGTGTTGCCGCTTTCGATGCCGGCTATCGCGGCCGTTGGATTCCTGGCGTTTCTCACCGGCTGGAACGACTTTCTGTTCTCTAACATGCTGACCACTGGTACGGGCCCACGGCCCGCCGTCGTCCAGTTGTTCCTCTCGACTGGTGCCGGCGGCACCCTCGAGTGGCCGATATTCATGGCTCAGACGCTGATAATCGGCCTGCCGCCAGCGGTCCTCTACCTCATCGCGAACAAACAGCTCTCATCAGCGTTCAACGTGTAG
- a CDS encoding Ldh family oxidoreductase, translated as MYVETATVETAATRVLEALGTPESTATIVAQSLTRSDARTGGTHGVGLLPLYAAMIEDGAIEAAATPSVQRDGSTACVDGHDAFGQVVGREATAVGVDAALESGVSVVGVRNGCHLGRLGEWAERAADHGLCSIIFSNTGGGAKNVAPYGGHSRALSTNPVAFGVPTFGAADFDIVVDFATSQVSGSVIRDAARTGVDLKAAWTTTEDGTPVDSAGAFLEGDGALLPLGGRETGHKGYGLAVIAEALGAMAGGSVVGETEPDWFSNAATFVFVDPTRFGPRVEFERRLEAVITHLHESDDDVRLPGEGATRRGRQAQEKGVHLEVHIRDALTSLATDLGVELPGPLAKHQSDVSTGDGDGDDQDDVRTW; from the coding sequence ATGTACGTCGAAACAGCGACGGTCGAAACCGCCGCCACGCGAGTGCTCGAGGCCCTCGGTACACCCGAATCGACGGCAACGATTGTCGCACAGTCGCTCACTCGATCGGACGCGCGGACCGGCGGCACACACGGCGTGGGCCTGTTACCGTTGTACGCTGCCATGATCGAAGACGGGGCAATCGAGGCGGCAGCCACGCCGTCTGTTCAACGGGACGGTTCGACCGCCTGCGTCGATGGACACGACGCCTTCGGGCAAGTCGTGGGTCGCGAAGCGACGGCCGTCGGAGTCGACGCAGCCCTCGAGTCGGGTGTGTCAGTCGTCGGCGTTCGAAACGGGTGTCACCTCGGCCGACTGGGCGAGTGGGCCGAACGCGCCGCCGATCACGGACTCTGTTCGATCATCTTCTCGAACACCGGTGGCGGTGCAAAGAACGTCGCCCCCTACGGGGGGCACTCCCGAGCACTCTCGACAAACCCCGTCGCGTTCGGCGTGCCGACGTTCGGCGCTGCTGACTTCGACATCGTCGTCGACTTCGCGACGAGTCAGGTCTCCGGAAGCGTCATCCGCGATGCCGCACGAACCGGCGTGGACCTGAAGGCTGCCTGGACGACGACCGAAGACGGAACACCAGTCGACTCCGCCGGAGCGTTTCTCGAGGGCGACGGAGCACTGTTGCCACTCGGCGGACGTGAAACCGGACACAAGGGTTACGGCCTCGCCGTCATCGCCGAGGCGCTTGGGGCGATGGCCGGCGGTTCGGTGGTCGGTGAAACGGAGCCTGACTGGTTTTCCAACGCCGCGACGTTCGTGTTCGTCGACCCGACCCGATTCGGACCGAGAGTCGAGTTCGAACGGCGACTCGAGGCCGTGATTACCCACCTTCATGAGAGTGACGATGACGTACGGTTACCGGGTGAAGGGGCCACCCGCCGTGGACGACAGGCACAGGAGAAGGGCGTACACCTCGAGGTGCACATTCGAGACGCGCTCACGTCACTCGCGACGGACCTCGGAGTCGAGTTACCCGGACCACTGGCGAAGCACCAATCCGACGTATCGACTGGAGATGGCGATGGTGACGACCAGGACGACGTTCGTACCTGGTGA
- a CDS encoding ABC transporter substrate-binding protein: MPERHKHTLNRRNVLKVTGAGLGAVGLAGCTGDSDDDGDDTAAGNGDTNGNGNGDDPEPDIDVDLSGVEFEYWNAQFSQSAAARRAAERLHASFESRTGASVEISWEGYGNIVAPTWAEAFQRGDYPVLYDSVSQFGGTFVQGDWVYPAEEYLDEFPDEIVDNIDWILDTVRHQYRDFGDDVLFEIPYGFNMFSPFIARTDHFEAAGLDPEEDFPPTNYDELIDVATTLQEDGPGTYGYQIHGDVLDITDVLIQWTLADGGANGLFLNEDVTDTIIDNDVWVENLGNYVDVFQEYGLSNPGTPASADEEVVPQLASGEISMSQIDTQNLPMLIESAPDLLDDGSIMWAPAWSGPENQRGRFTTMTYGITRPPEDADEDDWEQRQQGAMEYIKMMLSEEVQLRLFEDYGLMPVREDVWELLPDRTDNAFATQITMAQESDFGPTAHPQLPAYLYGTIPGHFQEALQGNVSAEEACQNAASDLRDQLF, from the coding sequence ATGCCAGAGAGGCACAAGCATACGCTGAATCGACGGAACGTACTGAAAGTAACAGGTGCCGGTCTGGGTGCCGTTGGGCTCGCAGGATGTACAGGCGACTCTGACGATGATGGTGACGATACAGCCGCCGGAAATGGTGATACCAACGGCAACGGCAACGGTGACGACCCAGAACCGGACATCGATGTCGATTTGAGCGGTGTGGAATTCGAGTACTGGAACGCCCAGTTTTCACAGTCAGCAGCGGCCAGACGTGCAGCCGAACGATTACACGCATCGTTCGAATCGCGGACCGGAGCCTCGGTGGAAATCAGCTGGGAGGGGTACGGGAATATTGTCGCGCCGACGTGGGCGGAAGCATTTCAACGAGGCGATTATCCGGTGTTGTACGATTCAGTCTCCCAGTTTGGTGGGACCTTCGTCCAGGGAGACTGGGTGTATCCAGCCGAAGAATACCTCGATGAGTTCCCCGACGAAATCGTCGACAACATCGACTGGATTCTCGATACGGTCCGACACCAGTACCGAGATTTCGGTGACGATGTACTCTTCGAAATCCCCTACGGTTTCAATATGTTCTCGCCATTTATCGCGAGAACCGACCACTTCGAAGCGGCCGGCCTGGATCCTGAGGAAGATTTCCCACCAACAAACTACGACGAACTCATCGATGTTGCGACGACGCTCCAAGAAGACGGACCAGGAACGTACGGATACCAGATTCACGGTGACGTCCTCGACATAACCGACGTGCTGATTCAATGGACGCTCGCAGACGGTGGTGCAAATGGCCTCTTCCTGAACGAGGACGTGACCGATACCATTATCGATAACGACGTCTGGGTCGAAAATCTTGGCAACTACGTTGACGTATTCCAGGAATATGGGCTCTCTAATCCGGGAACACCCGCGTCGGCTGACGAAGAAGTCGTGCCCCAACTCGCAAGTGGAGAAATCAGTATGAGCCAGATCGACACACAGAATTTGCCAATGCTGATCGAATCCGCACCCGACTTGCTCGACGACGGGTCGATCATGTGGGCACCTGCCTGGAGTGGACCTGAAAATCAACGAGGAAGGTTCACCACGATGACCTACGGTATTACCCGCCCTCCCGAAGACGCCGACGAAGACGACTGGGAGCAGCGCCAACAGGGTGCGATGGAATACATCAAGATGATGCTCTCAGAGGAGGTCCAGCTAAGACTGTTCGAGGATTATGGATTAATGCCCGTCCGAGAGGACGTCTGGGAGCTCTTGCCGGATAGAACAGACAACGCCTTTGCAACCCAGATCACGATGGCCCAGGAATCAGATTTCGGTCCAACAGCCCATCCACAGTTACCCGCGTACCTCTACGGTACCATTCCCGGTCACTTTCAGGAAGCCCTCCAAGGGAACGTCTCCGCAGAAGAAGCGTGTCAGAACGCTGCATCAGACCTCCGCGATCAGTTGTTCTGA
- a CDS encoding ABC transporter ATP-binding protein, whose amino-acid sequence MDVSNEQTVSVTSDGSADAPKSDTGRVHIRDLRKTFGEIVACEDISLTIDDDEFVVLVGPSGCGKTTTLRSIAGLEIPDSGEISISGKEVTYEKPKDRDIAFVFQDIILYPHMSVRKNIRFGLDMKTDMPKDEKNEMVEEVASMLGIGDYLDRKPTALSGGQQQRVSLGRAMVMEPDVFLLDEPFSALDANLRDTLRVEVKKLQRTLQTPMIFVTHDQEEAMTLGDSIVVMNDGHIQQIGTPHEIYNEPENLFVATFIGSPSVNLFECVVEPDAGLVNDVFTIPHTAVHLESLAVDAGDAVTLGIRPEHLQLDAEETLFEATLEVVEPHGERDVIHMRANDTDITAVTPQRQIDRERDRLSVTFDPDELWLFDASGDRLL is encoded by the coding sequence ATGGACGTTAGCAATGAGCAAACCGTCTCGGTTACTTCCGATGGTAGTGCGGACGCTCCCAAATCGGACACGGGTCGGGTCCACATCAGGGATTTACGAAAAACGTTTGGCGAGATCGTGGCCTGTGAAGATATCTCGCTGACTATCGATGACGACGAGTTCGTCGTCCTCGTTGGACCATCAGGTTGTGGGAAAACGACCACACTTCGCTCAATCGCCGGACTCGAGATTCCCGATAGCGGTGAAATCAGTATTTCCGGAAAGGAAGTAACCTACGAGAAACCCAAGGACCGGGATATCGCGTTTGTGTTTCAAGATATTATTCTGTATCCCCACATGAGTGTCCGGAAAAACATTCGCTTTGGTCTCGACATGAAAACAGATATGCCCAAAGATGAAAAGAACGAGATGGTCGAAGAGGTCGCTTCGATGCTCGGTATCGGTGACTATCTCGACCGGAAGCCCACTGCGCTTTCGGGTGGACAACAACAGCGCGTCAGCCTTGGGCGCGCAATGGTCATGGAGCCGGATGTATTCTTGCTAGACGAGCCGTTTTCGGCCCTCGATGCAAATCTTCGTGATACGCTCCGCGTGGAGGTCAAAAAGTTACAGCGAACCTTACAGACCCCGATGATTTTCGTGACCCACGACCAGGAGGAAGCGATGACGCTTGGGGATTCGATCGTCGTCATGAACGACGGGCACATTCAGCAGATTGGGACGCCACACGAGATTTACAATGAACCTGAGAACCTGTTCGTCGCAACGTTCATCGGGTCTCCTTCGGTAAATCTCTTCGAGTGCGTTGTCGAACCGGATGCAGGTCTCGTCAACGATGTGTTTACTATCCCGCATACGGCTGTCCATCTGGAGAGTCTTGCTGTCGATGCAGGGGACGCAGTGACACTGGGAATCCGTCCCGAACATCTCCAGCTTGACGCTGAGGAGACGTTGTTCGAAGCCACACTCGAGGTAGTCGAACCTCACGGTGAACGCGACGTCATCCATATGCGGGCAAACGACACTGATATCACCGCAGTGACGCCACAGCGTCAGATCGATCGGGAAAGAGACCGACTCTCGGTGACGTTCGACCCCGATGAACTCTGGCTATTCGATGCTTCGGGTGACCGCCTTCTTTGA
- a CDS encoding ABC transporter substrate-binding protein yields the protein MSNQYQPELNRRNVLKTTGFGLTTATLAGCIGGDSDDDDDNGNGDDVGGNGTNGDDSEPEIEVDLTGVDFTYWNAINVQSRAARRASERLTNAFESQTGATIDVSWEGYGNVIGAAWPEAFQRGDYPVLYDSVSQFGGTFVQGDWIYPAEEYLDELPDEIVSNIDWLLDSMRHQYRGLADDTLFEIPFGFSAEIPFIGRMDHFEQAGLNPEDDFPPSNYDELIETASALQNDGPASYGFQIHGDPLDVSTSIVPCWTVARAGEDGLLLNQDMTDTNIDNDVWVETFQDYVDIFREHELSNPGTPAASDEEVVPQMIGEDVAMSQIDFLNQPTLMEQGGSLMDEGTIRWAPSWEGDAGERGIQLPFTLGVTRPPEGVDEDEYAKKQQAAIEFIALMLSEEVQLRMFEDYGLLPVRQDVWELLPERNDRLFESMIAMAEGSSYAWSAHPQITGIMYSWSVPYFQEALQGNMTAQEACETAAAEIRDNVF from the coding sequence ATGTCTAACCAGTACCAACCGGAATTGAATCGACGAAACGTACTCAAAACGACGGGTTTCGGTCTCACCACTGCCACCCTGGCAGGGTGCATTGGCGGAGATTCTGATGATGATGATGATAACGGTAACGGAGACGATGTTGGCGGGAACGGAACGAACGGAGACGACAGCGAGCCCGAAATCGAAGTCGACCTCACAGGTGTCGATTTTACCTATTGGAACGCGATAAATGTCCAATCTCGAGCGGCCAGACGGGCGTCAGAACGGCTAACGAACGCGTTCGAATCACAAACGGGAGCGACGATTGACGTTAGTTGGGAAGGCTACGGGAACGTAATTGGCGCGGCATGGCCAGAAGCCTTCCAACGCGGCGATTATCCGGTGTTATACGATTCCGTCTCCCAGTTTGGTGGGACCTTCGTGCAGGGCGACTGGATATATCCTGCCGAAGAATACCTCGATGAACTACCGGATGAAATCGTCTCCAACATCGACTGGTTACTCGACTCGATGCGTCATCAGTATCGAGGTCTGGCTGACGACACGCTGTTCGAGATTCCGTTTGGATTTTCGGCAGAGATTCCGTTCATCGGCCGTATGGACCACTTCGAGCAAGCCGGTCTCAATCCTGAAGACGATTTTCCACCGTCGAACTACGACGAACTGATCGAAACGGCATCCGCGCTACAGAACGATGGACCGGCCTCGTATGGATTCCAAATTCACGGGGACCCACTGGATGTGTCAACCTCGATTGTTCCCTGCTGGACAGTAGCCAGGGCCGGAGAAGATGGGCTCTTGCTCAACCAGGATATGACAGACACCAATATCGACAACGACGTCTGGGTCGAAACCTTCCAAGACTACGTCGATATCTTCCGCGAACACGAACTCTCGAATCCAGGTACACCTGCGGCTTCCGACGAAGAAGTCGTTCCACAAATGATCGGCGAAGACGTCGCGATGAGTCAGATCGACTTTCTAAACCAGCCGACGTTGATGGAACAGGGCGGCTCGCTCATGGACGAAGGAACGATCCGGTGGGCCCCCTCGTGGGAGGGTGATGCAGGTGAGCGCGGTATTCAACTGCCCTTTACGCTCGGCGTGACCCGGCCGCCTGAGGGAGTGGACGAAGACGAATATGCCAAAAAACAGCAGGCAGCTATCGAATTTATCGCACTCATGTTATCGGAGGAAGTTCAGTTGCGAATGTTCGAAGATTACGGGCTCCTTCCCGTCAGACAAGACGTCTGGGAACTCCTTCCGGAACGGAACGACCGATTGTTCGAATCGATGATTGCGATGGCTGAAGGCTCGAGTTACGCCTGGAGCGCCCATCCGCAGATAACCGGCATCATGTATTCCTGGAGCGTTCCGTACTTCCAGGAGGCCTTACAGGGGAACATGACGGCTCAGGAAGCATGTGAGACTGCGGCTGCAGAGATCAGAGATAACGTCTTCTGA
- a CDS encoding class I adenylate-forming enzyme family protein produces the protein MEFNFELGIDEQESFVSESGRFNVGDLLRKAARKYADNVAVSEPNRDVTYGELDDRVNRLSNSLLERYCEPENGTIAFLAENRGEVIEVMYAGAKTGCLVPGLNWRLEREELLHCVDLVEPDVLVVSERFREKAGWIEADAESDPEIVTLDGDDGDITYESLINDGSPDEPLPDRHIDPEQGLVVLYTSGTTGLPKGVVISHRAWLARGYTYIIDFDIQKGDCQLAWPPLFHIVSADWLPAIATVGGTYYPVDGFDTERTIEILQEDGGGIGWLVLLPGVVERLLQYIDEHDVDVDSFRPVRNIGALVDLVDPKKVERITETFDMPFKNSYGATENGNVLSAGNDIPKGVRPGREELAKVESSFVDMKLIDEDWNEVKERGELATRGPTICSGYLKNPEANAEDFNDGWFRTGDIFEHNDDGTYSFINRRKYLIKSGGENIYPAEIEQVLLEHELVEEATVVRVTDEKWGEVPRAIVGSHHPDEIDTDELMDMLDEQVARYKLPHFLDVVTPDQLPRSTTGKIVRDDLEEWDVDDSTRVRQV, from the coding sequence ATGGAGTTCAATTTCGAACTCGGTATCGACGAGCAGGAATCGTTCGTCTCCGAGAGTGGGCGCTTTAACGTGGGTGACCTCCTCCGGAAGGCCGCGCGAAAATACGCCGACAACGTCGCGGTCTCCGAACCGAACCGTGACGTAACCTACGGCGAACTCGACGACCGGGTCAACCGACTGAGTAACTCGCTGCTCGAGCGCTACTGTGAACCTGAAAACGGGACTATCGCGTTCCTCGCCGAAAATCGTGGCGAGGTGATCGAGGTGATGTATGCTGGCGCGAAAACCGGCTGTCTGGTCCCGGGTCTGAACTGGCGACTCGAGCGCGAAGAACTGCTTCACTGCGTCGATCTCGTCGAACCGGACGTGCTCGTCGTCTCCGAACGGTTCCGGGAGAAAGCCGGCTGGATCGAAGCCGACGCGGAATCGGACCCCGAGATCGTTACCCTCGACGGGGACGACGGCGACATCACCTACGAATCGCTTATCAACGATGGGAGTCCGGACGAACCGCTGCCCGACCGTCACATCGACCCCGAACAGGGCCTGGTCGTTCTCTACACGTCCGGGACGACGGGACTTCCAAAGGGAGTCGTCATCAGCCACCGGGCGTGGCTCGCTCGCGGGTACACCTACATCATCGACTTCGATATCCAGAAAGGTGACTGCCAGCTCGCCTGGCCACCCCTGTTCCACATCGTCTCTGCGGACTGGTTACCCGCGATAGCAACCGTCGGCGGCACCTACTATCCGGTCGACGGTTTCGATACCGAACGCACCATCGAAATCCTTCAGGAAGATGGCGGCGGCATCGGCTGGCTCGTCTTGCTCCCCGGCGTCGTCGAACGGCTACTCCAGTACATCGACGAGCACGACGTCGACGTGGATTCCTTCCGGCCGGTTCGAAACATCGGGGCGCTGGTCGACCTCGTCGACCCGAAAAAGGTCGAGCGAATCACCGAAACCTTCGACATGCCGTTCAAGAACTCCTACGGAGCCACGGAAAATGGCAACGTGCTGAGTGCCGGTAACGACATCCCCAAAGGTGTCCGTCCGGGGCGTGAGGAGCTTGCCAAGGTCGAATCCTCCTTCGTGGATATGAAACTCATCGACGAAGACTGGAACGAAGTGAAAGAACGTGGTGAACTCGCAACCAGAGGCCCAACGATTTGTAGCGGTTACCTCAAAAATCCGGAAGCCAACGCCGAGGACTTCAACGACGGCTGGTTCCGCACCGGCGACATCTTCGAGCACAACGACGACGGTACCTACAGCTTCATCAACCGCCGCAAGTACCTCATCAAATCCGGCGGCGAGAACATCTACCCGGCCGAAATCGAACAGGTGCTGCTCGAGCACGAACTCGTCGAAGAGGCCACCGTCGTCCGCGTGACGGACGAAAAGTGGGGTGAAGTACCCCGTGCCATCGTCGGTAGTCACCACCCCGACGAAATCGACACTGACGAACTGATGGACATGCTCGACGAGCAGGTCGCTCGCTACAAGCTCCCTCACTTCCTGGACGTCGTGACTCCCGATCAGTTGCCACGGTCGACGACCGGAAAGATCGTCCGCGACGACCTCGAGGAGTGGGACGTCGACGACTCGACTCGAGTACGGCAGGTATAG
- a CDS encoding MaoC family dehydratase, protein MELSSLEPGDELPPVTVEDLQGSDMKLGAALLQDPYPPHFDERTAEEMGYPRLLNQGPFNLSYLLQCALQPAASPTALESFDTRFHAMVFEGDTVTASATVDSVRAGETDGAPEAVTFTLELTREDGTVAVDGTATVRVSDE, encoded by the coding sequence ATGGAGCTCTCGAGTCTCGAACCCGGGGACGAACTGCCCCCGGTTACCGTCGAGGACCTCCAAGGGTCGGATATGAAACTCGGTGCAGCACTGCTACAGGACCCGTACCCACCACATTTCGACGAACGAACGGCCGAGGAGATGGGCTATCCGCGACTCCTCAATCAGGGGCCGTTCAACCTCTCGTACCTGCTCCAGTGTGCGCTCCAGCCAGCGGCCTCCCCGACGGCCCTCGAGTCCTTCGACACCCGGTTTCACGCGATGGTGTTCGAAGGCGATACCGTCACCGCGAGTGCAACCGTCGATTCAGTCCGAGCAGGCGAGACGGACGGGGCACCCGAAGCCGTCACCTTCACCCTCGAGTTGACCCGCGAGGATGGCACCGTTGCCGTCGATGGAACCGCCACCGTCCGCGTCTCAGACGAGTAG
- a CDS encoding aspartate aminotransferase family protein — MDDPDSHASRSATLVERARASTPGGINSTSRTQLMQTRDGEPVCFEKAAGAELFDADGNRYIDYLNGWGPVILGHCDEDVNRAVCSALEQRDIVGMSTSELEVEAAELVVEHVPSAELVQFGTTGSEVVTHAIRCARAHTGRSKIIKFQGHYHGWYDPVAMNYISKPENLDTRDVISTGILDSAVEETIVLPFNDLEAVSEAVSAHEDEIAGIILEPVAHDMGCVPPREGYLQGLRDICDEHGIVLIFDEIITGFRHAMGGVQALEGVTPDLTTMAKAVANGYPASLLCGREEFMNQFTTGERGGGVYFAGTYNAHTGSMAAVVETIRQLEARNVHETFDKHREQLVSGLEDHIEDAGVTARVHAYGGVFGTYFSEDPIYQYRDLLDHDSDRFQAYRWEMVDHGVMMVPKFPRANLLNASLTDEHIAETLEAAGEALRAVSD, encoded by the coding sequence ATGGACGACCCAGACAGCCACGCGAGTCGTTCGGCCACACTGGTCGAGCGCGCACGGGCGTCGACCCCAGGCGGGATCAATTCGACCTCGAGGACGCAACTGATGCAGACTCGAGACGGCGAACCGGTCTGTTTCGAGAAAGCCGCCGGAGCGGAACTGTTCGACGCCGACGGCAACCGCTACATCGATTATCTCAATGGCTGGGGGCCGGTCATCCTCGGACACTGTGACGAGGACGTCAATCGGGCCGTGTGTTCGGCTCTCGAGCAACGAGATATCGTCGGTATGAGCACGAGCGAACTCGAGGTCGAAGCAGCCGAGTTAGTGGTCGAACACGTCCCCAGCGCCGAACTCGTCCAATTCGGGACGACGGGGTCAGAAGTCGTCACGCACGCGATTCGCTGTGCAAGAGCGCACACCGGTCGGTCGAAGATTATCAAGTTCCAGGGCCACTACCACGGGTGGTACGACCCCGTCGCGATGAACTACATCTCGAAACCCGAAAACCTCGACACCAGAGACGTCATCTCGACCGGTATCCTCGACTCCGCGGTCGAAGAAACCATCGTCCTCCCGTTCAACGACCTCGAGGCCGTCTCCGAGGCTGTCTCGGCTCATGAAGACGAAATTGCTGGTATCATCCTCGAACCGGTAGCTCACGACATGGGCTGTGTTCCACCCCGTGAGGGCTATCTGCAGGGTCTCCGTGACATCTGTGACGAGCACGGCATCGTCCTCATCTTCGACGAGATTATCACCGGCTTCAGACACGCCATGGGCGGTGTTCAAGCGCTCGAGGGCGTCACTCCCGACCTGACGACCATGGCCAAAGCCGTCGCCAACGGCTACCCAGCGTCGTTGCTCTGTGGCCGCGAGGAGTTCATGAACCAGTTTACCACCGGCGAGCGAGGCGGTGGCGTCTACTTCGCCGGCACCTACAACGCCCACACCGGTTCGATGGCGGCCGTCGTCGAGACGATTCGCCAACTCGAGGCACGGAACGTCCACGAAACGTTCGATAAACACCGCGAACAACTCGTGTCCGGTCTCGAGGACCACATCGAAGACGCTGGCGTGACCGCTCGAGTCCACGCTTACGGCGGCGTCTTCGGGACGTATTTCAGTGAGGACCCAATCTACCAGTACCGAGACCTGCTCGACCACGACAGCGACCGGTTCCAGGCGTACCGCTGGGAGATGGTCGACCACGGCGTCATGATGGTGCCGAAGTTCCCCAGAGCGAACCTCTTGAACGCGAGTCTCACAGACGAGCACATCGCGGAAACGCTCGAGGCTGCTGGCGAAGCGCTTCGCGCAGTGAGCGACTAA
- a CDS encoding carbohydrate ABC transporter permease, whose translation MSIQTKTVTRTNQFFEHAITQIKENRFAYALVLPTILFLVLLLWVPFLRGIWISFHEWVFLEDPRWVGLDNYRHLFTWDLFYISVRATIIYSLATVIQLGMALGLALLVANLNRFQGLLSAIYLIPYTMPPVVTGTMWLYLLDPSIGPFFQYLIERGIISEAIYWTVSGDSALVVITLVASWTFWPFMFLFILASRMGIPDEHYETARVYGANRVQMFWRVTFPQIKSAILVAIIIRFVWNLAKISQPLQLTGGGPSFETSVLAILLYRQAWENAAFGVGYAVGIVLLVFTLVAIIPFIYKFEQMRGDF comes from the coding sequence ATGTCGATACAGACAAAAACAGTGACGCGAACGAACCAATTTTTTGAGCACGCTATCACACAAATTAAAGAAAACCGATTTGCGTATGCGCTGGTCCTGCCGACGATTCTGTTCTTGGTGTTGCTCCTGTGGGTTCCGTTCCTTCGCGGAATCTGGATCAGTTTTCACGAATGGGTGTTTCTCGAGGATCCGCGATGGGTTGGGTTAGATAATTACCGTCACTTGTTCACCTGGGACCTGTTTTACATCTCGGTGCGTGCCACGATTATCTACTCCCTTGCAACGGTGATCCAGTTAGGGATGGCGCTCGGCCTCGCATTACTTGTAGCCAACCTGAACCGGTTTCAGGGTCTCTTGAGTGCTATCTACCTGATTCCGTATACGATGCCGCCGGTGGTTACGGGCACGATGTGGCTCTATCTACTCGACCCTTCTATCGGTCCGTTCTTTCAGTATCTGATCGAACGTGGGATCATTTCTGAGGCTATTTACTGGACTGTCAGTGGAGATTCTGCTTTAGTCGTTATAACACTCGTCGCATCGTGGACGTTCTGGCCGTTCATGTTCCTGTTTATCCTCGCCAGCCGTATGGGTATCCCAGACGAACATTACGAGACGGCTCGAGTGTACGGTGCTAATAGAGTGCAGATGTTCTGGCGGGTAACGTTTCCACAGATCAAGAGCGCGATCCTCGTCGCCATCATTATTCGCTTCGTCTGGAATCTGGCCAAGATCTCACAACCGTTGCAACTGACTGGCGGTGGGCCGAGTTTCGAAACCTCGGTCCTCGCTATATTGTTGTATCGACAGGCGTGGGAAAACGCGGCGTTCGGGGTCGGCTATGCTGTCGGTATCGTCCTGCTCGTCTTCACGTTGGTGGCAATTATTCCGTTCATCTACAAATTCGAACAAATGCGAGGTGATTTCTAA